The DNA region ctcgtccgCTTTTccagcggcgggggcgacCAGCAGGCGGTCATGGCAGTGCTGGAGGAGCTTTTCCTCGTACGTTCTCCTcacatcatcatcgctgGTCCAGTTGATCAACTGTCGATAGATGTGCTCCAGCTTGCTGAGCGAAAATACCTCCCGCTTGACCTCGACGGTGACATCGGTCAATGTGGCACCTAGACGCGTCCGTCGTTCCCCAATGAGCGTGTTGATGCGCTTCTTTTCAAACTCTTCAAGGATGAGGGCAATGGTTTCATAGGTCCTTGCGGGATGTGGAAAGCGCCCTTCAAGTACCTGGTAGAGGGGGCTGTCCGGGAGCTGGATCCACAAGGCATCGGCATACTGAAGCTTGTCGCCCTGCGCCCTAGCAAAGTCGACAAACTTGTCAACGACATCTTGGCACTTAAAcatgtcgtcggcatcgcgaaACACGTGGGCCAGGCTGACGACGGCCCGCTGATACTCGGGCAGCTTCTTGGCGCCTTGCTTCTCATAGATTTTGATGAGGCCCTGGTAGGCCTGCGCGTCCTGTGGACGCAGGGCGGTGGCATTCTGGTAGACtgtctcggcctcgtcaagcCGGTTTGTCTTGTCCAAGGCAAAGGCCAGAAAGATGAGCCTGGGCGCGGTCAGCCGGGTCAGTTCCGTCAACCGACATgggagaaaggggggcaAGTCACGCACGCCTGGTAGTTTTTGGGGTCCTTTTTCAGGTAGCCCTGGGCCTGCTCGATGGCATCGTCAAAGTTTTGCTGCCGAATCGCATCGTTGATGGActtgagcagcgccttgGACCCCGACATGACTGCTCAACGGATAGAGCGAGGGCCCGGGCTCAGGTGGAGGCAACCAATCCGACAGGCAGGTGAATGGGAGTTGCGAGGGTTCGTGGAGCTGTCAAGGTCGCTGTCATGGCCAATACCGAGACAGGACCTGGTTGGTTTGGCGTTGGGCTTGAGAGTCTCGCGATACAGTAGCGGGCGAAAGTTTGCTGCGTCACTGACGGGCTGTGTTACGTCGTTGAAGCCTCCAGCGTCATGCACCAATGACCGCGAAGGAGCGCTGGGGCTCATCTCACCAACACACTGCAGCGACTTCCAGGGCTCGCTCCATCCACAGCGCCATCCCAGGTGGGGGGCTTGAGCCGAGGATTGGCCGGACGGAGGGTTGCACTGAGGTTGCGCACCAAAGCAGCTCCTTCCTCATGGGCCTTGGCCTGCCACTAGCTCGGTAATAAGCAGCAGTGCAGTGGGGAGCAAACGTGGTTGGGCGGGGGCTCCCATCTCCCTGGAAATCCCCTCCAATTttccccatccatcccaaTAAATGCCGATCGCGGTATACCGACAACGGGGTCTAGTGATGTGCTCTCGGCATCGCAGTATTTACATACATACGTTGGTACCAGACAACAGACGCCCGCTCGCGCCTCTCGTTGTTCTCGATCaatcttcgtcgtcgactgtCTTTtcagcttgccgccgcgtccaagATGGGCGCCTCCTCGATAGCTCGCACTCATCGGGCTTGatcccctccctctccccccttGCGCCGCCAACAATGTTTGCCCTCGATGCGGGCCACAGCATTGGGGCACCCTTTGACGGCCCTGGGCAGCTCGGTTGATGGACTGATTGTCCCGGTCATATGATGGTTCGTTCTGCAGCGGAGATCGACAAGGCGCTGAAGGATACTtggcagctcgacgacgggacggCCGGGCTTCCAGACTCGACGGACCGCGGCCACGAGGATCATCGGAAAGCCAACAGCCACGCACGCCCACGACCGCAGACACGCCGTGGAGGCGTGGGCGTTGCCAGCGCCACACGCATCGCTGGCGCTCGGCTttcgtcgccacggcctgcatgcctcgtggcgggcgtcgccaCACGGACCAACAAAGCGACgctggctgctcgtcaaTGACTCAATAGTCCACCGCATCGCATTGTCCGCACCGGACAGCGCCTTCGGTCAGGCCTACCGTCTGGTCTCAGCTGCAAGCTCCCTGGGGCGTGATGAAGCACCCTTGGCCGGTTACGCAGCTGTCAGCTCTGCAGCGCGCCGACGGTTGGGTtgggctggcctggcctgcacGGGTTCAATACCGACAAGGCTATCAGCTGCATGGCGCTGCACTCGTCGTCAtgctggccgcccgcccgcccgccccctttCTTCCCCAGACGGCCGCTTACGCCCGGTGGACTTGGCGGCCGGCTGCTTCCGTCGATGGTCCTCGCCGGCAGTTCAAAGGCGAATGAATATCGGCCCAACTTTGTTGGTTCCTCACGACAATAACACAGGGATTGGCGGCAAGCGCCAATGAGTTCCGGGCATGGCGTGTTGCTGGTGTGGCTTGAAAGCCCTCCACGGCTCCCCGGCCTACGACGAACCACCGCCCAACACCATGGCGCCTGTCGCGTCCAACTTGGGATCATCGTAACCATAACTACATGCGTACACAGTTGGCTACCTACCGTATTCGTGTCGTGCTCCCATGTGCGACATATTGCCCGCCTGCTGTGCAACGTCGTGCGGCTCGGCTGGTCACCGTCTCCGGGCGTCGCCTCCTATCCTCGAGTTCGACAAGTGTGCATGTATGGCCGGCTGCATCGCAGGAATCGCCCGGCGCCCGGCTGACGTTGGCAGCACTTGGCGACTGCCTTGCCCAGGTAGCCACTTTCTTTGGCTTCCCAGGCAAGATGGCATCTATCCATGGGATGGAAGCGGTCCAACCaagccgcctcgtcgagggcggtggCGTTGAAAGAGTCCCGTGCTGATGTTGGCTCGAATCCACAAAGGCTCCTTGGGGGGGTGACCTGCCTCGCCAGCCATACTGTATACGCAGCATGCGTGCAGTAACGTTTCCTGCGGAGAGAGGCTATAACACTGCTGCCAACCCCATGCTTGTGGAGAAATATACACAGACCTGTTGTCGCGCCTCAAAACCCGTGCCCCCCCTTTGTCCCTCTCGTCGCTGGCCCCGTTGTGGTGTTCATGTCGTGCGACGGCCGCTTATGTCTCCTCACTCTGCGCGACCGTAGAGCCAGCCCATCATGCCAGCCATGCAGCGCAGGTTCCAGGAtcggctcgccgcccaggtcCAGACCAGAAAGACCAACGAtggcgccgtcatcgagaACCCACTGGGTATGGCGAGCTTTCTTTGTCCAGAGACGGCGCGTACGGCGCGGGAGGGTGGTTTGATCCGTTATACTGACACGGCGCGCAGCGTACATGACGGACCAGGAGCTGGAAGAGGATGTCAAGGAATTCGCCGAGAGGAAGCTGCCGATGGTTCCCTACGAGCAGATCTTGCGGGCCGCGAGGGTGGCCAAGGACATACGCATGTACGACGAAAtcgcgcgacggccgggcTTCGACACACGCAACAGGCTCCCCGTCATcctcaccgacgaggagaagactGCGCTACGACGAGAACGAGACGTCACCTTTAGCGAACGAGGAATGTGGACCGTCATTGCTACGGTTTCTCTGGCAGCATTGTTGCAGGGTAGGTTTTTGTGTTATTGCGTTGAAGCGGCATCACATCGAACAGACCCGATTCTGACCGAGCGGAACCAtcatatatatataggctTTGTGCAGTCTTCATGGAACGGCGCCGCGTTGTATGACAACGAGTGGGGGCTCACGACGACCGAGGCCGACAACCGTAGCGAATCTGATGACTGGCGCCTCGGGGCAGCGAGTGCATCTCCATGGTTtgtcgctgccctcgtcggctgTCCCCTATCCCTGCCCATAAATTACTGGTTCGGCAGGAGAGGTGGGATCAgcatcgcggcggccctgATCTTCTGTAGCTCGATTGGAGCCGTGTTTGCGAGGACGTGGATCGACTTGATGTGCGTGCGCATCATCAACGGGCTTGGTGAGACAACACTGGCGAAAAGGGCTGCTTGTTGGAAGTGCTTCAGCCACTGACCGGCATAGGGATGGGTATCAAGGCTGTGAGCACCCCGATTCTGGCCTCGGAGACTGCTGTCGGCTTCTGGCGTGGCTCTGCGATCCTCGCGTGGCAGCTCTGGTGAGTACCAGATATGTGTGACGACCGGCGATGGCTTACACGAAGCTGACGATGTTCGGATCGCGTAGGGTCGCATTCGGCATCATGACGAGCTTCGGCTTCAACATGATCTTCACAACCGCATCGAGCCCTCGCATCGTCTTTGGCCTTATTAACGGGGCGCCCATGGTGCCCAGCCTAGCCCtcttcatcatggccgtctgGGTCTGCCCCGAGTCACCCCGCTACCACCTCATGCGAGGGCCCAACTACAACGTCGAGAAGGCATACCGCATCCTGCAGCGCGTCCGAAACACAGAGGTGGGCCCCGAGATGAACCTGCGTCTGTGCCTTTGATGTGACCGCGAGCATTGGGCACTGACAttctgctgcagctgcaagCGCTGCGCGACCTGTATGTCGTGCATAaggcgctcgacctcgagaacgtcggcttcggcgatTTGGACGACAACGCCGCGCTGTCACCGGGCTTCTTCTGGGTGATCCGAGACTTTTTCACGCAGTACAAGCAGCTTTTCCAGCAGCGCCGGTTGTACAATGCGGTGATTTCGACGGGAACGGTCAATCTGGCACAGCAGCTCTGTGGAGGTGAGCAGAACGGCAGGCCCATGCAAGACTCGCAGACCGCAGACAAGCTAACGACTGATAGTCAACGTGTGCGCATTCTACTCTGGTTCGTTGCAGCCCAGTTGAAAAAGGCAAGCACCTCGATCGCTGACAGGTAGCAGGCACTCTGTTCAGCCGTGTCGGCAAACAGTCCATCCTGATTGAGATGGCGTACAGCCTTGGATTTGGTCAGTAGACGCGATGCCGTGCCAATGCCGCACAAATAGCTGACTGAGATGTCCAAGGCGCGATCAACTGGCTTTTTGCGCTCCCTGCGATTAAGAGTATCGATACGCTCGGCCGAAGGAAGTGGCTATTGATGACGCTGCCGTGCATGGCCATAACCATGCTCGGGGCCGGACTGGCCGGGTTTATTGcggacgagaagctgcgcgtTGGAATCACTGCTCTCTTCTTATTCTGTGGGTTGATAGACCTTGGGCCGGTGCCCAGGATGCGGTGCTGACAGGATAGTGTTTGCCATGGCGTACTCGCCGGGTCTAGGTCCCATTCCGTTTACGCTGGCCTCGGAGAGCTTCCCACTATCGCATCGAGAAGCGGTAGGTGGCTTTGCTTCGAATGAGATGGATGGAACGTCGCTGACGATGGCAGGGAACCTCGTGGGCCATTTCCATCAATTTCTTCTTTGCAGCTATTCTCTCCTTGTTCTTCCCAAGGTGAGCACCtcacccatccatcctcaCCAGCGTTAGAGGGTAAGGGGGTTCGCGTCAGACTGACAGGGCGACAGCGTCAACTCTGCCATCGGCCAGGCAGGCTCCCTGGGGCTGTTCGCCGCGCTCAACGTCCTGGCACTGGTGCTCGTGTTCCtgctggtggaggagacGAAGCGGCGCAGCCTGGAAGACCTGGACCACATCTTTGCGGTGTCGAAGCGGGACTTTATGCGCTTCCAGGTGACGGAGATCCTGCCGTGGTTCCTGGGcaaggtgctgctgcgcaacAAGACGAAGCGGCCGCAGCTATACAAGGACCTGATCTGGGGCTCAtacgcgggcgagggcgataCGCGGTCGCGCAtcatggacgagctggacggcgTGGAGACGGTGCGGTCCTACTCGGTCGCGCAGTCGCCCtggagcgagggcggcccCTCGCACATTGCCTTCGCCATGAGCCCCAtcacgcccgcgtcgaccGTAGACGTCGGGGGGCTGTTCGGACGGAACCCCAACGCCGTGGAGATTGGAGACAGCAGGCCCGCGCTGGCCAAGTTGGACTCGCCGCTCGGAAGCCACCCGCCCAGCTACCAGAACGAGGATGCGGCCAACAACGCGTCGTCGGACAGCCCCGGCGCGGCTTACGAAAACGATTTGAAGTGCGAGTATCGCAAGGAACAGTGAAGTGAagggagagcgacgacggcgggggacggggacggagATGGGATAGCAGAGGTTGAGGTTGATGGGGGGCATAAGTCGTAATCGGTGGATTGATGGGGTCGAGCCCCTTCTTTGTACTACGTAAACCTGAGACGTATATATCCTTGCCATGCACGCGCATCGTAGATCGAAAGTGCGGTCCAACGTCTAGGCGGCCAatcccgcgcgccgcgacgcaTGATGCTTCCTTTCTGGGCGAAAAGGGCGAGGTGGAGTCTGGTGGGCTCCTACACGCACACCAACTCCGACTCAGCCTGCGTGCCGTGGGGGGGAGGCACAGCGCAGCGAGGCTTTTGATCAATCCTACCTACCCCAGGTGATCggtggacgatgatgaaTGGATGGCTGCATGAGGTCCCCGTGATTTGCGGTAGCAGCAACCCGAGTCCGAGACGTGTGTGCtgtcgctggctggcgcggcggccagtgtAAGCGGGTAACGGGGCGAGCGGTGTCACCTGGGTAAGTATAAAAGGGTGGGTagaggatggatggaaagCATCATCATTCATCCAGATTGGGGAGCAGAGAGCCTTAGTAGACTGGAACGCTGGACGGCGCTTCTGTCGTTGTTCTCTTTCAGTGGCGGCTCCTACCTGTTGTTGCCCACTGCGTCATTGGAGATACACCTTGGAAGggaacccgcccgcccctaCGTCACCACTAATTAACGGGCTGGAGCCGCCTGCAGTGCCCATTCGAGTTACCAGGGGTTCGCCAAAGCTCCCACCGCCAATTTAGACGACGACCGCCCCTCAACCTCCAACCTCCAACATCCAACCTTCAACCTCCAACTCCAACTCCAGAGCTACGGCGTGTCCATCACCCTCGACACCTCCGgccccctttcccccgcTGCCACGTCGCTGGGCCGGCCCACAGACGAACATCATGGCGTCCTTCCGCCTGACCATCGAGGACGGCCAGTTCCGCGAcagccacggccgccaggtCGTCCTGCGTGGCATcaacgtcgccggcgacgccaagcTGCCCAGCGAGCCCGACCAGCCCTcgcacgtcggcgacgacttcttcgacggcgacaacgtcACCTTTCATAAGCGGCCGTTTTCCAAAGACGATGCGCCCACGCACTTTGCCAGGCTGCGCCGCTACGGCTTCAACACCATCCGCTACGTCTTCACCTGggaggccatcgaggcggcgggccctgGCATCTACGACGAGGCGTGGATCCAGCACACCATCGACGTCCTGCGCGTCGCAAAGTCGTACGGCTTCTACGTCTTCATGGATCCGCACCAGGACGTCTGGTCGCGCTTCAccggcggctccggcgcccCCATGTGGACCATCTACGCCTGCGGCATGAACCCCCAGAGCtttgccgccaccgaggccgCCCTTGTCCAGAACACGTATCCCGACCCCGACACGTTCCCCAAGATGATTTGGTCTACAAACTActtccgcctcgccgccggtaCCATGTTCACAATGTTCTTTGCCGGCAAGGACTTTGCGCCCAATTgcgtcatcgacggcgtcaacatCCAGGACTACCTCCAGAGCCACTTCGTCGACGCAtgcggccagctcgccaagcGCATacacgaggccggcgacctcgagggcACTGTCGTCATGGGGTGGGAGAGCATGAACGAGCCGAACCGCGGCATGATCGGCTATGTCGACCTGAGCGTCATCCCCAAGGAACACCCGCTGAAGAAGGGCACATGCCCCACCATGTGGCAGACGTTCCTCACCGGCATGGGCAGGGCCTGCGAGATCGACACTTGGGAAATGGGCGGCTTGGGCCCGTACAAGACGGGCACCACGCTCATCGACCCCCACGGCGAGATTGCATGGCTTCCCGAGGGCTACGACGACTCCAAGTACGGCTGGAAGCGTGACCCCGCCTGGAGGCTCGGCGAGTGCGTATGGGCGCAGCACGGTGTATGGGATCCCGAGACGGATACGTTGCTGAGAAAGGACTATTTTCAAAAGAACCCGCAAACCGGAAAGGCCATCGACTACCCCGAGTTCAACAACACGTACTTTATGGACTTTTACAGGAGGTACCGCGACACGTGTCGCAAGCACCACAAGGATTGCATCATGCTCTTGCAGTACCCGAcgctggagctgccgccTCAGATCAAGGGCACCGCAGATGACGAGCCGCTGATGGCGTTTACGCCGCACTTTTACGACGGCATCACTCTCATGACGAAGCATTGGAACAGCACATGGAACGTCGACGTTGTTGGTGTGCTCCGGGGAAAGTACCTGCATCCTGCCTTTGCCATCAAAATTGGCGAGACTGCCATTCGCAATTGTCTCAAGGACCAGCTGGCCACGCTGCGACAGGAAGGCATCGACCGGACCGGCAAACACCCCTGCATACTGACCGAGTTTGGCATCCCGTACGACATGGATGACAAGAAGGCATACAAGACGGGCGACTACACGAGTCAGTCGGCGGCACTCGATGCCAACTACTTTGGCGTCGAGGGCTCGCAAATAGAAGGACACTGCCTGTGGGTGTacaacaccaacaacgaccacgagcgcggcgaccAGTGGAACGGCGAAGACCTGTCCATCTTGTCCCTCGACGATAAGCTCCCGCCGCTGTCGTTCCTCCCCAAGACCTCCCTGCCAAACCAGTCGGCCACGAGCCTCTTGAAGCTCTCCGCCATGAATagggaaggcggcggcgacgatgaggccgTCACCCCAGGCAATCTCCAGCGGACGCTCAccaatccatccatcagcTCCACGCCCTCGCTCAAGGACCCCGAGCTGACCAACGCTCCCGGttaccgcgccgccgaggcatTCATCCGGCCCACCCCCACGGTCGTCTccggcgacgtcctcgccacggGCTTTGACCTGCGCAAGTGCACCTACAGCCTCAAAGTTAAGGCcgccaagcccgccgacaacgacgcgCCGACGGTGGTGTTCCTGCCCGAATTCCACTTCCCCAAGGACCAGGCCGAGGTGACCGTCTCGGCGGGCAAGTGGGAgctcagcgccgacgaggacgagggcccgctgctgcagtgGCTGCGCTGGTGGCACCCGGAGGGCGAGCACACGCTCAACGTGCGCGGCGTGGTTAGGAAGCACAACGTCCCCGAAGGctcggccgaggaggccgggtACCTGGAGCAGTGCCAGGAGGGGTACGGGTTCAACTTTGGGAGCTGCTCCGTCATGTGAGGCACTGCCTGCCCCGCTTTGTCTCGCCTCGTCTTGTCTCGTCTCGTTGTTCCCATGCCCCCATGTCTCTGCCGGAAGGAGGTGGATGTATGGTTCTTTTGCCAGCGTTGTTTTTTTGCGAGGGTTTCTCCGCCGGTGGGACTCTTTGAGGCACGGAGTTTTGGGCGACGTGCTTCCGCATACACTGTTTCAAGCATTGACGCAGCAGGGCCGAAGTAGGGTCATGGAACATGTAAAGTTCGCATAAAGGAATGCTTTAGATATCTCTTCCTTCTTTTGTAGTAAGGAGCTCCCGCGTGAAGCCACACTCCCTCCCTCACGTCAAGGTTATTTATCCCTCACGATACGCCCCTGCTTTTTGCCCGCTGTCCCTGTCCTCATGACCGACGGTGTTACACTATGCCCCTCTCCCATTCCCCATTCTCTCTCTGTCAATGAATACTAGACCTGCTCTCCATTTCCAGCCAATCTGGAGCATGTGACGGAAAGCTTTCCTTGGATCACGCCACCTCGCTGTAAACATCGATAGGCCCCGAGCCAGACAGCCAGACAGCCAGCCGAGCTCTTTCTGATGCAtggggcgcgggcgcgcagcaaACGACAAGCCCATCCCGGCCCTGTCCTGCCCCTTTTCTAATCTGCGAGCGCAGCAAACagggcgcaggcgcaggcgcaggcaggcacttCAATTTACCCCCCTGGTTAATTACAAGTTTGATAAGTCAACTTAGTACTCGCCATTTTGCCTGTCCCTCTCGTCCATGAGGTACAGGCGCAGGTCCTTGTGGAAGTCGAGCCCCTCGTCGCGGAGGCGCTGCAcgaccgtcttgccgtccGAGTCGCGCGCCGAGAGGGgcacgccgcgctcggcgaAGAGGCGCGCGTCCTTGAGAGCGAGCGACGGGCGCGTGTAGCCGCCGCACCTGAGCTTGCGGACGAGCAGGTGGAGGTACGTCTCGCGGGTCTCCTCGGTCACGTACGCCGGGTCAAAGGATAGGGTGTCGCGGATGGGGTGCCAGAGGGGGTGGGTGCCCTGCTGTTCCTCCTGCTGGaagatggtggcgacgaggacggacgCGTTGGTAGGGGGACGGAGGCGTCCGCTTATGGCGTACCACAGCTTGGTGTCGGCCCGCTGCACGATGCGCAGGTACGTCGCGTCGATGAAGTCCTGGGAGAGGAACTCGCCGCACTGGGCGAATACGTCGATGTCGACGGTGCGCAGGGGCTGGTAGTCGAGCCAGGCCTGGAAGACGTTCTCGGCATCGTTGGGGGGCACGCGggcgcccagctcgaggagggtCTTGAAGTAGCCCTTGATGGATGGCCAGATCTGTGTCGTGTGAAGGCTGGTGCCGTAAGTGCGCAACACTAGATCGCTTAGGatcgtgctgctggtgtaGGTCCGCTCGTTGACGTCCCCGCCCAGGTtgacgaggaaggcgagAAGCCTCTCGGACGACGAGTCAAAGCTGGGTATCGGACTCAGCATCGAGCTGCTAATCTTCTCGTCCAGGCGGTGGATGATGGTCCTGCCTGAAAATCCGCGGTCGTTGATGCGCGCGCCATGCTTGATCAGCATCTCCATGACCGCCTCCACGTCCTTGATGTGGCGGTTGTCCCAGGAGTAATGGTCGACGCGCAGCGTGCACATGAGGGGCGTGTCGGCGTGCCCTGCGCGTGAGACGGCGTTGGGatccgcgccggcctcgaggagaTGGGTGATATAGGAGCGCTTTGGGATTCGCGTGTTCGGCATGAAGGACTGACAACGTCGCCTTATGGCCTCATGCAGCGGCGTGCACCCCAGGATCGTCGCGGCGTTTACGTTGGCCCCGTGGTCCAGGAGCTGGTTGAACCCCGCCTCATTGTCCCGCTGGATTGCGATGTGGAGGGGCGTCCAGTAATTTGTGCCCAGCCCGATTTCCAGATGGTTCGGATACGCTTTGAAGAGGCGGAGATGCAGCTTCATGGGAGTCGTGAAGGCCTGTTCTTGGTTACTGACTGGCGCTTTGCGCCTCCCTCTGACTTTCGTGACTGGCTTGACGCTCTCGGCGTTGAATTCCTCGGACGACAAGGCCGATATAACATGGAAGACGGTAATAGGTGGATGGCTGAGGATCGCCGGCGCCTTGCAGTGGACGAGGGCTTCGACCACGTCGTAGTGCTTGAGCAAGAG from Purpureocillium takamizusanense chromosome 3, complete sequence includes:
- a CDS encoding uncharacterized protein (EggNog:ENOG503NX6F~COG:P~TransMembrane:2 (i28-46o52-77i)), giving the protein MAYSPGLGPIPFTLASESFPLSHREAGTSWAISINFFFAAILSLFFPSVNSAIGQAGSLGLFAALNVLALVLVFLLVEETKRRSLEDLDHIFAVSKRDFMRFQVTEILPWFLGKVLLRNKTKRPQLYKDLIWGSYAGEGDTRSRIMDELDGVETVRSYSVAQSPWSEGGPSHIAFAMSPITPASTVDVGGLFGRNPNAVEIGDSRPALAKLDSPLGSHPPSYQNEDAANNASSDSPGAAYENDLKCEYRKEQ
- a CDS encoding uncharacterized protein (COG:S~EggNog:ENOG503PUPD) yields the protein MTMSRHPIRSRPPPSPLITVPAEVKLLIMSDLTPKELGSVCLVHSSWREISQYEMFNKDIASDAPSAILWAALGGQDDPTGRYEMQCSVLRRFMEQGQEPYHSDAERNAFAKQKVNARYYNVDGSFATALHFAAAKGRLPVVMRLLRYHASLDAMSIGIHAFRSRGIRITDAVQYAGDEARRLGSRVFGAIRGAQWLPLMAPLLLKHYDVVEALVHCKAPAILSHPPITVFHVISALSSEEFNAESVKPVTKVRGRRKAPVSNQEQAFTTPMKLHLRLFKAYPNHLEIGLGTNYWTPLHIAIQRDNEAGFNQLLDHGANVNAATILGCTPLHEAIRRRCQSFMPNTRIPKRSYITHLLEAGADPNAVSRAGHADTPLMCTLRVDHYSWDNRHIKDVEAVMEMLIKHGARINDRGFSGRTIIHRLDEKISSSMLSPIPSFDSSSERLLAFLVNLGGDVNERTYTSSTILSDLVLRTYGTSLHTTQIWPSIKGYFKTLLELGARVPPNDAENVFQAWLDYQPLRTVDIDVFAQCGEFLSQDFIDATYLRIVQRADTKLWYAISGRLRPPTNASVLVATIFQQEEQQGTHPLWHPIRDTLSFDPAYVTEETRETYLHLLVRKLRCGGYTRPSLALKDARLFAERGVPLSARDSDGKTVVQRLRDEGLDFHKDLRLYLMDERDRQNGEY
- a CDS encoding uncharacterized protein (CAZy:GH5~EggNog:ENOG503NUZ4~COG:G); the encoded protein is MASFRLTIEDGQFRDSHGRQVVLRGINVAGDAKLPSEPDQPSHVGDDFFDGDNVTFHKRPFSKDDAPTHFARLRRYGFNTIRYVFTWEAIEAAGPGIYDEAWIQHTIDVLRVAKSYGFYVFMDPHQDVWSRFTGGSGAPMWTIYACGMNPQSFAATEAALVQNTYPDPDTFPKMIWSTNYFRLAAGTMFTMFFAGKDFAPNCVIDGVNIQDYLQSHFVDACGQLAKRIHEAGDLEGTVVMGWESMNEPNRGMIGYVDLSVIPKEHPLKKGTCPTMWQTFLTGMGRACEIDTWEMGGLGPYKTGTTLIDPHGEIAWLPEGYDDSKYGWKRDPAWRLGECVWAQHGVWDPETDTLLRKDYFQKNPQTGKAIDYPEFNNTYFMDFYRRYRDTCRKHHKDCIMLLQYPTLELPPQIKGTADDEPLMAFTPHFYDGITLMTKHWNSTWNVDVVGVLRGKYLHPAFAIKIGETAIRNCLKDQLATLRQEGIDRTGKHPCILTEFGIPYDMDDKKAYKTGDYTSQSAALDANYFGVEGSQIEGHCLWVYNTNNDHERGDQWNGEDLSILSLDDKLPPLSFLPKTSLPNQSATSLLKLSAMNREGGGDDEAVTPGNLQRTLTNPSISSTPSLKDPELTNAPGYRAAEAFIRPTPTVVSGDVLATGFDLRKCTYSLKVKAAKPADNDAPTVVFLPEFHFPKDQAEVTVSAGKWELSADEDEGPLLQWLRWWHPEGEHTLNVRGVVRKHNVPEGSAEEAGYLEQCQEGYGFNFGSCSVM
- a CDS encoding uncharacterized protein (EggNog:ENOG503NX6F~COG:P~TransMembrane:6 (i111-129o169-187i194-214o220-238i250-268o280-304i)), translated to MPAMQRRFQDRLAAQVQTRKTNDGAVIENPLAYMTDQELEEDVKEFAERKLPMVPYEQILRAARVAKDIRMYDEIARRPGFDTRNRLPVILTDEEKTALRRERDVTFSERGMWTVIATVSLAALLQGFVQSSWNGAALYDNEWGLTTTEADNRSESDDWRLGAASASPWFVAALVGCPLSLPINYWFGRRGGISIAAALIFCSSIGAVFARTWIDLMCVRIINGLGMGIKAVSTPILASETAVGFWRGSAILAWQLWVAFGIMTSFGFNMIFTTASSPRIVFGLINGAPMVPSLALFIMAVWVCPESPRYHLMRGPNYNVEKAYRILQRVRNTELQALRDLYVVHKALDLENVGFGDLDDNAALSPGFFWVIRDFFTQYKQLFQQRRLYNAVISTGTVNLAQQLCGVNVCAFYSGTLFSRVGKQSILIEMAYSLGFGQ